The Prochlorococcus marinus CUG1416 genome has a segment encoding these proteins:
- a CDS encoding DUF2839 family protein: protein MGEAKRREELGLPPRQKNELNKSDRYLSWLPITKSRIKKYPYMGVATMALGAIIFLVSGGANSIN from the coding sequence ATGGGCGAAGCTAAAAGAAGAGAAGAATTAGGATTGCCACCTAGACAAAAAAATGAATTAAATAAGTCTGATAGATACCTTTCATGGCTTCCAATTACTAAATCAAGAATTAAGAAATACCCTTATATGGGTGTAGCAACAATGGCACTAGGAGCGATAATTTTCTTAGTAAGTGGCGGCGCAAATAGTATTAATTAG